From Rattus rattus isolate New Zealand chromosome 17, Rrattus_CSIRO_v1, whole genome shotgun sequence, the proteins below share one genomic window:
- the Rpl13 gene encoding 60S ribosomal protein L13, translated as MAPSRNGMILKPHFHKDWQQRVDTWFNQPARKIRRRKARQAKARRIAPRPASGPIRPIVRCPTVRYHTKVRAGRGFSLEELRVAGIHKKMARTIGISVDPRRRNKSTESLQANVQRLKEYRSKLILFPRKPSAPKKGDSSAEELKLATQLTGPVMPIRNVYKKEKARAITEEEKNFKAFASLRMARANARLFGIRAKRAKEAAEQDVEKKK; from the exons ATGGCGCCCAGCCGGAATGGCATGATCCTGAAGCCCCACTTCCACAAGGACTGGCAGCAGCGAGTGGACACGTGGTTCAACCAGCCGGCACGCAAGATCCGCAGACGCAAG GCCCGGCAGGCGAAAGCGCGCCGCATCGCCCCTCGCCCCGCGTCCGGTCCCATCAGGCCCATCGTGAGGTGCCCTACAGTTAGATACCACACCAAGGTCCGGGCTGGCAGGGGCTTCAGCCTGGAGGAGCTCAGG GTGGCTGGTATCCACAAGAAAATGGCACGCACCATCGGCATCTCTGTGGACCCAAGGAGGCGAAACAAATCCACGGAGTCACTGCAGGCCAACGTGCAGCGCCTGAAGGAGTACCGCTCCAAGCTCATACTTTTCCCCAGGAAGCCTTCTGCTCCGAAGAAGGGAGACAGTTCT GCTGAAGAACTTAAATTGGCCACGCAGCTAACAGGACCTGTGATGCCCATCCGGAAT GTGTACAAAAAGGAGAAGGCCAGAGCCATCACGGAAGAGGAGAAGAACTTTAAGGCTTTCGCCAGCCTTCGCATGGCCCGAGCCAATGCCCGGCTCTTCGGCATCCGAGCAAAGAGGGCGAAAGAAGCCGCAGAGCAAGACGTTGAGAAGAAGAAGTAA